CTGAACTCCGCTATATGTTTATTCAGCTCATCTACAATCATCTCAACATCTGAAGAAACTGGGAACCTGATATATCTTAAAAACCCTCTCTTCTCAGCTGATGCGAGGTCTATCCCCAGTGCTGAGAGTATTCCGAAGACCTTCTCCTTATCCTCGTGAAACGTGGTATAGAGACACCTCTCATTCCTAGCAGTATAGCTATAGCATATAGAAGCCGCTAGAGTAGTTTTGCCAGCCCCAGGATAGCCCTCTATCAGCAACGATCCTCTGTACCTCAGCACCCCAGATGCAAACCTCTTAAGGAACTCATCTACGTTTAACAACATGAATCTGCATCCCAATCTCTGAGAGCTACATATAGATTATGTACTGTATATAGATATATAAATTCTTCTACTCATTCTAGGCGAGAGACCTCCCAAACCTCTCAACGATGTGTGTATTCTATTATGAATAGAAGGGAATAGATTTATAGAGCTTATTAAAAGATTGGGTATAGAAATAATCTCTTGACGCTATATAGATAAGTATTGCTATAGATATTTCTGCTTTAGGTGATAGTTCTATAGCTACTAGATAAATGGGGTGGTTTTGTGCCTGAGCTTGTTATAAATATTAGTAATGTTGTTTCACCTCTATGCTATTCTCTTATTAGGCTTGAGCCATATACTACATGTATATATGGATGTGTTTATTGCTATGCTAGATGGTATAGAAGAGAATCAGATATAGTTAGACCCCGTGTCAATGCTGTTAAAGAGTTTAGTATCTATGCTAGGAAGATATATAGAAGAGATCTTCTACCCATACCTGCAAGACTATCAACACTTATAGACCCTTTTATCCCCCATGAAGAGCTTTTCAAGACATCTCTATCTCTTCTAAGGATTGCTCTAGACTATGAATATCCTATTATCATAAACACAAAATCTATTCTCCTCCTAAGAGATCCATGGAGAAGAGTTATTGAGAGGCTTGCCGATAGAGGTCTTGTCTCGATACAGATATCTGTCTCTACCCTTGACCAGAGAATCTCTAGTTCTCTAGAGCCATATGCATCTACACCAAGTGAGAGGCTTTCTATGGCAAGAGAGTTCTCGTCTATAGGTATACCCATAGCTGTTAGGCTATCACCATATATACCGAGGATATCTATCTATCCATCTATAGAGGAACTCGCCAATATCTTTAAAGATCATGGGGTTAGACATGTTGTTGTTGAGGTCTTGAGGCTTGAGAGTAGCTCTATAGAAAGTTTCCTTAGGGGGCTTGGTCTCGATATAGATGTTGAGAGCTATAGCCTTAGAATAGTAGAGGGTTTGACACCCATATCAAGAATATCTCTGGGGTCTAGAATAGATGAGTATATAGCTCTATCAAAGACCTTGGCTAGATATGGAATAGGTTTTGCAACATGTAAAGAAGGTTTATACAGTATTCATACAGCCTATGACTGCTGTGGTATGTATCTACTAAAGAGATCTATTGCATATAGAGCTACACTCATGGAGATATATCGTATCGCTAGAGAGTGGAATGGGATACCACTTGAAAAGATAGGGGATGCTATGGATATACTCCTCAAACAGGGGTATCTAGTGGGTGAGAAACTTAGGTTGTATCCAAAGAGAGTCTCAAAG
Above is a genomic segment from Ignisphaera aggregans DSM 17230 containing:
- a CDS encoding Radical SAM domain protein (COGs: COG1533 DNA repair photolyase~InterPro IPR007197~KEGG: pfu:PF1470 hypothetical protein~PFAM: Radical SAM domain protein~SPTR: B5ITL5 Radical SAM domain protein) encodes the protein MPELVINISNVVSPLCYSLIRLEPYTTCIYGCVYCYARWYRRESDIVRPRVNAVKEFSIYARKIYRRDLLPIPARLSTLIDPFIPHEELFKTSLSLLRIALDYEYPIIINTKSILLLRDPWRRVIERLADRGLVSIQISVSTLDQRISSSLEPYASTPSERLSMAREFSSIGIPIAVRLSPYIPRISIYPSIEELANIFKDHGVRHVVVEVLRLESSSIESFLRGLGLDIDVESYSLRIVEGLTPISRISLGSRIDEYIALSKTLARYGIGFATCKEGLYSIHTAYDCCGMYLLKRSIAYRATLMEIYRIAREWNGIPLEKIGDAMDILLKQGYLVGEKLRLYPKRVSKPLKNHEKKLLRVLKSRDMVIHIAPSLDIVDGRIIARDIDDTIKTVSRPR